A single genomic interval of Musa acuminata AAA Group cultivar baxijiao chromosome BXJ3-4, Cavendish_Baxijiao_AAA, whole genome shotgun sequence harbors:
- the LOC103980290 gene encoding probable E3 ubiquitin-protein ligase XBOS32 isoform X2: MGFLGIMGNSFGCSASGERLVSAARDGDLQEAKALLEYNPRLARYSTFGVRNSPLHYSAAQGHHEIVSLLIESGVDINLRNIRGQTALMQACQYGHWEVVQTLILFKANIHRTDYLNGGTALHFASLNGHARCIRLLLADYIPSAPNFWNMMRGKSTRESSTPDFDKSALSKFVNQKADGGITALHMSALNGHAESVHLLLDLGASVSEVTVEDGSTIDLIGAGSTPLHYAACGGNAVCCQVLIARGASLTAENTNGWTPLMVARSWHRNWIEGILSKRPDGRIKILPSPYLSLPLMSIIRIAREVGWRGTNQSPACIDPCVVCLERRCTVAAEGCNHEFCTRCALYLCSTNSTSTVVPGPPGSIPCPLCRHAIVSFFKIPGMSPIRELPRTSLSLSLCATCPAVDGSDSTASMATQLCKPDFHCTRVPPLGSSSFRSGSSLRRSASQRESSTRSCLFAFSPIVDTSNGS, from the exons ATGGGATTTCTTGGAATCATGGGGAATTCCTTCGGGTGCTCCGCATCAGGGGAGCGTCTGGTCTCGGCGGCGAGAGATGGGGATCTGCAGGAGGCCAAAGCCCTCTTGGAATACAATCCCCGGCTTGCCCGGTATTCAACCTTTGGCGTTCGGAATTCGCCCCTTCATTACTCTGCAGCTCAGGGCCACCATGAG ATTGTCTCTCTTTTGATCGAATCTGGAGTTGACATTAATCTAAGGAATATACGAGGACAG ACTGCACTGATGCAAGCTTGTCAATATGGTCATTGGGAGGTTGTTCAGACTCTAATTCTCTTCAAAGCTAAT ATTCACAGAACAGATTATCTCAATGGTGGAACAGCTCTCCACTTTGCATCTCTAAATGGCCACGCACGTTGCATCCGTCTTCTCCTTGCTGACTATATTCCTAGTGCACCAAACTTTTGGAATATGATGAGGGGAAAATCAACCCGAGAGTCTTCTACTCCTGACTTTGACAAGAG TGCCTTGTCTAAGTTCGTTAACCAAAAGGCAGATGGAGGAATCACGGCCCTTCATATGTCAGCACTAAATGGGCATGCAGAGTCAGTGCACTTACTATTGGACTTGGGTGCTTCTGTTTCTGAGGTCACAGTGGAAGATGGGTCAACAATTGACCTGATAG GTGCTGGAAGCACACCACTTCATTATGCTGCTTGTGGTGGAAATGCTGTGTGTTGTCAA GTTCTTATTGCCAGAGGAGCTAGCTTGACTGCTGAAAATACAAATGG CTGGACTCCTTTAATGGTAGCCCGTTCATGGCATCGAAATTGGATTGAGGGCATTCTAAGTAAACGACCTGATGGTCGTATAAAGATTCTTCCTTCCCCATACTTATCTCTTCCCCTCATGAGCATCATAAGGATTGCTAG AGAAGTTGGTTGGAGGGGCACAAATCAGTCACCTGCATGCATCGATCCATGTGTTGTTTGCTTGGAAAGGAGATGCACGGTAGCTGCTGAAG GATGTAATCATGAGTTCTGCACCAGATGTGCCCTTTACCTGTGTTCCACCAATAGCACGTCCACTGTCGTGCCAGGTCCACCAGGATCAATACCATGCCCCCTTTGCCGGCACGCTATTGTCTCATTTTTCAAGATTCCTGGGATGAGCCCGATCAGGGAGCTGCCGCGAACAAGCTTATCCTTATCTCTGTGTGCTACGTGTCCAGCTGTGGATGGATCAGATTCTACCGCTTCCATGGCTACTCAGCTCTGCAAGCCTGACTTCCATTGCACACGGGTGCCACCTCTGGGTTCCTCTTCTTTCAG GTCCGGGTCCAGTTTGAGACGATCGGCTTCTCAGCGGGAGAGCAGCACCAGATCATGTCTTTTTGCCTTCAGCCCCATCGTCGACACTTCTAACGGCAGCTAA
- the LOC103980290 gene encoding probable E3 ubiquitin-protein ligase XBOS32 isoform X1 codes for MGFLGIMGNSFGCSASGERLVSAARDGDLQEAKALLEYNPRLARYSTFGVRNSPLHYSAAQGHHEIVSLLIESGVDINLRNIRGQTALMQACQYGHWEVVQTLILFKANIHRTDYLNGGTALHFASLNGHARCIRLLLADYIPSAPNFWNMMRGKSTRESSTPDFDKSALSKFVNQKADGGITALHMSALNGHAESVHLLLDLGASVSEVTVEDGSTIDLIGAGSTPLHYAACGGNAVCCQVLIARGASLTAENTNGWTPLMVARSWHRNWIEGILSKRPDGRIKILPSPYLSLPLMSIIRIAREVGWRGTNQSPACIDPCVVCLERRCTVAAEGCNHEFCTRCALYLCSTNSTSTVVPGPPGSIPCPLCRHAIVSFFKIPGMSPIRELPRTSLSLSLCATCPAVDGSDSTASMATQLCKPDFHCTRVPPLGSSSFRSLSCQRFPSMKLHSMLCMGVPETSPCLIRCCRSGSSLRRSASQRESSTRSCLFAFSPIVDTSNGS; via the exons ATGGGATTTCTTGGAATCATGGGGAATTCCTTCGGGTGCTCCGCATCAGGGGAGCGTCTGGTCTCGGCGGCGAGAGATGGGGATCTGCAGGAGGCCAAAGCCCTCTTGGAATACAATCCCCGGCTTGCCCGGTATTCAACCTTTGGCGTTCGGAATTCGCCCCTTCATTACTCTGCAGCTCAGGGCCACCATGAG ATTGTCTCTCTTTTGATCGAATCTGGAGTTGACATTAATCTAAGGAATATACGAGGACAG ACTGCACTGATGCAAGCTTGTCAATATGGTCATTGGGAGGTTGTTCAGACTCTAATTCTCTTCAAAGCTAAT ATTCACAGAACAGATTATCTCAATGGTGGAACAGCTCTCCACTTTGCATCTCTAAATGGCCACGCACGTTGCATCCGTCTTCTCCTTGCTGACTATATTCCTAGTGCACCAAACTTTTGGAATATGATGAGGGGAAAATCAACCCGAGAGTCTTCTACTCCTGACTTTGACAAGAG TGCCTTGTCTAAGTTCGTTAACCAAAAGGCAGATGGAGGAATCACGGCCCTTCATATGTCAGCACTAAATGGGCATGCAGAGTCAGTGCACTTACTATTGGACTTGGGTGCTTCTGTTTCTGAGGTCACAGTGGAAGATGGGTCAACAATTGACCTGATAG GTGCTGGAAGCACACCACTTCATTATGCTGCTTGTGGTGGAAATGCTGTGTGTTGTCAA GTTCTTATTGCCAGAGGAGCTAGCTTGACTGCTGAAAATACAAATGG CTGGACTCCTTTAATGGTAGCCCGTTCATGGCATCGAAATTGGATTGAGGGCATTCTAAGTAAACGACCTGATGGTCGTATAAAGATTCTTCCTTCCCCATACTTATCTCTTCCCCTCATGAGCATCATAAGGATTGCTAG AGAAGTTGGTTGGAGGGGCACAAATCAGTCACCTGCATGCATCGATCCATGTGTTGTTTGCTTGGAAAGGAGATGCACGGTAGCTGCTGAAG GATGTAATCATGAGTTCTGCACCAGATGTGCCCTTTACCTGTGTTCCACCAATAGCACGTCCACTGTCGTGCCAGGTCCACCAGGATCAATACCATGCCCCCTTTGCCGGCACGCTATTGTCTCATTTTTCAAGATTCCTGGGATGAGCCCGATCAGGGAGCTGCCGCGAACAAGCTTATCCTTATCTCTGTGTGCTACGTGTCCAGCTGTGGATGGATCAGATTCTACCGCTTCCATGGCTACTCAGCTCTGCAAGCCTGACTTCCATTGCACACGGGTGCCACCTCTGGGTTCCTCTTCTTTCAGGTCATTGAGCTGTCAAAGGTTTCCATCCATGAAGCTCCACTCCATGCTCTGCATGGGAGTTCCTGAGACAAGCCCATGCCTAATAAGATGCTGCAGGTCCGGGTCCAGTTTGAGACGATCGGCTTCTCAGCGGGAGAGCAGCACCAGATCATGTCTTTTTGCCTTCAGCCCCATCGTCGACACTTCTAACGGCAGCTAA